In the Flavobacterium sp. 90 genome, TCGGTTGCATATCCTTCGCCTAAAGCGCCAAAACCAATTTTCATTCCTTTTAATTTTAGAAAAATCGTTGATTGTGCACTATCCAGAATAATGTTTTTGTAACCGACTTTTTCAACTGATTTTTTTATGGCTTCCGCCGAAGGCATTTCGGTCATGGATCCGTCAAATTTCCAGATTCTGTCCATTGCGGCAAAACTCACGTCAAATCCGCCTTTTGTAGCTTCTGAAAATTGAATCGCTCTTTGCGTTAATTCAAAAACCTCACGATCTACTTTTACAGGACGAATTCCGGCATTCTGATTTACCTCTGAAACCTGCGAATCAGATTTCCAATCGGATATCAGGTTTTCAATTCTGGTTATTTCGGCAATAACGATGTCTATATTTTTTTCTGCTTCAAGCGAATCATTTGCAACAATTGTAATATCAAAACGTCCGCCCATAAGAAGCGTAGTTCTTTTGCGAAGAACTTGTGCGTTGCCGGATAATCCAGACATTAATATGGAAAGAAATAGGAGTTTAAATAGGATTGATTTATTCATGAAAATCATTTTTTAGAAGCGTTTTATTAAGATAAGAAATGTGCCTTTAGGTACAAAATATTGGTAGTTATTATTTCGCAAATTCGTTAGCGTGCCTTAGGTACGCAATAGGAATCATTTTGTTGCGTACCTACGGCACGCTAAATGTGTTTTAATTTATGTTTTCTACCGACATTTTGTACCTAAAGGCACAATTCAAATTAATAACAATCAGTCAGCAATTGACCATTTTCTTTATATTCTGAAATAGATTTCATCTTTTTAGCTTGACACAAATTATCCAAAATAGATTCTACATCTTTTTGCATGGCAAGAGAACCACAAATCATAATGACTCCGTTTTGCTGTAATAAATCGGTGAAAAAGTCAGCATCACGTTTGATTAAATCCATTACATAGAACTGATTTGATTCGCGTGATAATGCCAAATGAAAATCATTAAGCTGTTTCTTTTCTATCATTTCAGAAGTAAATTTTTTATATCCCAAAACCATTTCAGTCTCCATTCGGAAACCGGAATATAAATGCGTTTCTATCTTTTTCTTGTTTTGTTCAATCATTCCAAGAAAAGGTGCAATACCGGTTCCGTTAGAAATTAGGGCAACTTTTGAGGCTTTTTTCGGAAAATGAAAAGCTCCGTTATTGATTATTCTGGCTTTGATTGTATTTCCCGGTTCAAGATTATTTAGAAATTCGGAACCTAATCCGTGTGGATGTAATTTCACGACTAGTTGAATGTTTCCGGTATGCTTTCCAATCGAATATAGACGTTCTCTGGTATCGTTTGCAGGATAAATTGCCAGCAAATCTCCAGAAGTAAATCTGGTTCTCATATTGGCGCGTAACGTAACCAGAAAGGTTTGCTCGAATTCAGAAACCAATGTTTTGTCTAAAACCATTAGTTTTGATAAACCTTTTGGCGCGTGATTGTATAAAGAAGGTGTTATTGCTAATGAAATCTCGGTTTTGACGCTCCAAAGTTTAATCCATTCGACAAATTCTTCCGCCGATTTATCGTTTACGGTTTGTAATTCCAAAAAGCGCTCTGCCCAGGTTTGAGTTGCTAAAAGTTGATCAATTTCAACAGCAAAACCACAAAAATCCGGATAAGCTTTCGAACCAAAACCTATTACTGAAAAATTGATTTTCTGTTGTTGAGTATGTTTCTTTAAAAGCGATAAAAATTTATTTCCATTAGAAGGCGCATCTCCTAATCCGTGAGTTGATGAAAATACAATAATATGTTCTGCCTTTGGAAAAACATTATATTGATTCAATTGAGCAATGTGAGCTTTTTCTCCACGGTCAATTAGTTGTTTCTGAATTGCATTTGCAAAACGTAATGTACTTCCGTTTTCAGAACCTGCTAATAAAATATATTTACTTTCGTTGGCACTGAATTTATTTTTAATTCGGCTTGACCTTCTTTTTAAAGTAATTGCAAAACCAGAATAGATAAAAAAGAGAATATTAATGCAGGCAATAGCAAGAATTACAGCCCAGATTCCGTTTATTCTTCCTGTATGAAGATCAAGACTAAAATCAGCAAACTGAACAGTCTTTGGCGAACGTTTTTCTGTAATTACAGCACCTGTAACTTGATTGACTTCAATTTCTCTGTCTCTTAATTCAATGATATAATACTCTTCGGGATCGTCTGTAAAAGGGAATTCGATCTTTTTGACATCTGCCAAAAGCGTCGTATTGAATATATTCTCTGATTCCCCTTTTTTGGCTGGCGCTACAGTTTTTGCTTTTTCTTTCTTTTCACCCATGAAAAAATTAAATCTTTCAAGGGATAAATAAGTTCCGGTAAGTGCAATAATCAGAATTGGAATTAAAGCTAATCTTCCTAAAACAACATGATAATATTGGGCAAAATATTCTTTTATTACTTTCGAAAAGAAATTACGAATTCCTTTTTGTCTTTTAAGTACAAGAACAAAACCCGAAATCGAAATTAATATTAATAAAAAAGAAATTACTCCAACAAAGAAACGCCCCGTTTCATGCAGAAATAACGAACGGTGTAAACTGGTTACCCATTGTATGAATTCGCTTTTTTTTATGGGTTTTCCTAAAGCTTTACCTGTTTTAGGATTGATATAAGCATTGATATCGTTTCCGTCCTGATCAATTGCCTGAAGTGTCACAAATTGATTGTAATCGACGCTTAACTCAGTAATTTCAGAATATGACTTTTTTAAGACTGGCAGGGTTTCGCCTAAAGTTATGGAGTTAAAATTTTCTACTTTGTACGGATTTGTTTTTTCCTGAACAGCATCTATTGCCAAAATAATACCGGTTACAGATGCCAGCAGTAAAAATAAAGAAGAAAACAAAGCCAAAGCTAAGTGTGTGTAACGCCAAAAAGAAAGAGTCATTGAGTGAATGCTAAAAGGTAATTGCAATTTTTTTTGCCACAGATTAAAGGATTAAAAAGATTTTTTCGCAGTACGAAAAATAATCAGTGTGAATCTTTTTAATCTGTGGCAACTTTGACAAAATTATAAACTTTGACAAAGCTTATGATGATAAAATATTAAATCTTGTTTAATCTTACGTATCTGATATAACCTTTTCCTTCTGTTTTGTCAGCAAGACCTTGGGTTGTAAGTGGGATTTCAACGTCGTTTACATGGTATTTTTGATCTTCAACAGCCGATTCGAATCTTAATTTATATCCTTTATTGATTTTAGAATCATCGATTTCTATTGTTGTAATGCTGCGATCTCCACCAGTTACAGATGCTCCGGTTTTTGCGCTGATATCAGATGGTTTTGCAGTTTGGAATTTGTTCCATTCTTTCAATGATTTGTACCATTTTTTATCATCGCCCATTACGTAAAGCGTTTTTTCGTATTCTCCGCTTGGATTAATTAAAGAAACTACGATATAAGCGCCTTCTCCCATATAATTTGCCATTTGCAACATACATTTGTATTTGCTTTGCGCCGATGCCTGAAATGAAATTAGGCAAATTAATGAAGCTGTAAGGGCTATTTTGAATATTTTCATATAGTTATGAATTATGAATTATTAGTTATGAATTATTAGTTATGAATTATGAATTATGAATTATGAATTGTTAATTGTGAAATGTGAATTATGAATTATGAATTACTGTTTTATTTTTAACTAAAAACTCATAATTCATAACTCAAAATTTTAAGGCTATTTTAAAAATTCTATTGATATATTTTGTTTTGTCAATGACTCGTTTTCTTTTGCTAAAGCATAAGCACTTTCGTCAAATTCTGTTGTGATGTCTTTTTTTGCTCCTATAGAAAGCAGGTATTTTAAGATCGCATCGTCTTTTGCAATCATTGCCGCTTTGTGAAGTGCTGTCATACCATCTTTGTTTTTTGCATTAACATCAATTTTTAAATCGGCTAATTTTTTTATCAAAGATAATTCGTTTTTGGCAACAGCAAAATGATATAATGTGCTTCCGTCTTTTTGAGCAGCTGCAAGATCTAATCCTTTTTCCTGAAGTAATTTTACTTTGGCGTCAAAAGATTCTTGTTTAGCTCCCGGTCTGAAAGATTGTACTAAATAAACGCCCAAATTGTTTCCGTCTTTATCGGTTACTTTAACATCTGCGCCTTTAGCTAAAAGTGCCGAAACTGCTTCTGGAGTTCCAGATTTCACAGCAATTGTCAAAGCCGATTCTCCTTTGGTATTTTTCAGATTAATGTTTTTGGCTGTGGCTAATAATTGCTCCAAAGCACCATTTTCTCTGGCTCCTGCAGCGAGCATAAAAGGTGTGTTTCCTTCGTTGTTTGCTTTGTTAACATCAACACCTTTTGCCAGAAAGTAAGCGATGATTTCTTTCTGATTTGGTTTTGTAGCCAGAAAATGTAATACGTTTTCGCCTGATTTATTTGTGGCTGTAGCTTTTATTTTTACTTCTTCAACTAAGAATTTATACGCTTCAAGTGAAGTTGTTTCTCTACGGTTTCCCTGACTCGCAATAAGAAGTGCGTTGTCTGTATATTTTACTTTTTTGTCTAATAGTTTTTTTAACAATACAATATTTCCTGTTCTTGCAGCATAATCAAAAGCAGTGCTTCCGTTAGTATCAACATCTTTAAGAGACAACCCTTTTGTAACAAGAAAATCTGTTAAAACAAGATCTTTATCAGCTGGAATAGCCATTAATAAAAGAGTTGCGCCATCGGCATATTTTTTCTTCGGGTTGATTCCAGCTTTAAAGAAAACCTCGTAAAGTGCCGGATTAATCTGGCCATTAGAAGCAGCAAAAGCAAGCGGAGTAGTAGCATGACTGTCTTCAAGATTAACATCAGAACCTTTAGTAATTAAGTATTGTGCCAAATCAATATTTCCTCTGTATGCCGCCCAATGTAAATAAATACGATTGTCATGCGTCATTTTGTTTACCGGATTACCAGGTTGGTCTAATAAAAATTTTATAGTTGCCAAAGGTGCATCATTATTAATGGCAAGAGTTGTAACATCAAATGCATTTGCGTTGGCTTCAGAAGGATTGTTTCCTTTGGCAATTTCAGCTTGAACTGCTGTAACATCCGGTGCAGTTTTCCAAAAAGAAGCTTCTAATAAAGTATTTTTCTGCTGCGCACTAACAAATAAAGTGGCCGCAAATGCGAAAGAAAGAAATATGTTCTTTTTCATATTGAGGTATTTTGTTGGATAATTAATTCAGTTTTATTTTTCTAAGAAAAAATCTTCTTAAAGAAACCTATTTAGAATAAATAAAAATAGCGCAAATGTAAAAAATAATATTAGTAAATCAATTTTATTTCAGAAAAGAAAGCCTATTTCTAATGATTTTTTAATGTTATCGAAGTCTGGATTTTTCTTGTTGTAGTGTGATTCTTTTTAATTGGAAAATTTAACTGATTATAAGAAATTAGGGTTTATTTAAAATTGAGGGATTTTTATTTTGAAGTTCTAAGATTGCTTTTTTTAGAAATTTGAAACATAATTTGATTTTAAGATTGAACTTTAAATTTATTTATAAGATTTTATTTATGTTTTGTTTAAGAATAATTTGTATTTTTACTTTTATTACAGAATTATCTTTCAAATAAAAACACTCTAAATTGTTGCAAATTATAAAATGCAACCATTTATTAAAATTTTAATAAGATAATTTCTGTAGTTTAGACTTTCAAAAGAATTTTACTTTTAATAATTGTAAATCTTCTTTTACAAATTAGTAAATAGATTCTAAACAGATCGTTTGGAATTTCTTACATACAAAAAATACCACATCGAAGCCAGTTAAAAATTACATGCCTTCACTCTGTTGGAAAAAGTATCGGAGATTATAGCAAATTGTTCTCAGATCGGAAAAACCAATAACAACGAAATAATTAACCATTTAAAAATTTTAGTAATTCTGGAATTAGTTGTCCGATTTCGCTTTTTAAAAATGAAATCAAACTGCACAATTTAAAAACAATGTAATTATTAAAATAAGGTTTTTATTTCAATCCATTCAAAAAATACCACATTTCACAAAATCTATTCGAGAGGTTTAAAAAAAACTCATGGACAATAGATTTTAGCTTTAATATATTTTAATATTTTGAATTTGAATTGTTTATGTGTTGTATCATAATAATTCGACAATTTGTTTTTTAGATTAAAAATTAAAAAAATAAGGTATGATTTATACTTCTACTCATCGATTTACAAGAATTTCTTTTTTTCTTTTTTGGATTACTCTTATAGTAAGTCCTTTTTCTTTAGTTGCGCAAAATCCTGGTGGTGTTACTGGAGATGTTTTATGGTATAAAGCAAACTCCGGTGTATCTTTAGTTGGAGGTACAGTTGCAATTTGGAATGATTCAAGTGCAAGTGCGAATAATGCTACGCAACTTACTGCAGTTAATCAGCCTGCTTATAATGCTAATAGTATTAATTTTAATGAGGCTGTTACTTTTTCAGGTGCTAATTATTTAACTACACCAACAAATGGTCTTCCATCAGGAACTAGTGCCCGTACAGTATTTGTAGTTGCTACATCTGCTAATACTCAACCTGGAAATAGTTGGGTTTATGGATATGGTACCGCGAGTTTAGGAGCTGCTTTTAATGTTGGAAAAGTCATAGGATCAACAACACTTCACGTGAGCGGAGATACTGATGAATCAGAATCTACTGCGGGTTTCTGGACTGCCAATTTACCAAAGTTAGGAAGAGTTACATACAGCACGCCAACAGTATCTTTTTTTGATGCCGGAATACCTATCGGAACTGGTGTTCAAACAGGTTGGAACACAGTTCTTGCAGCAAATAGCGGAAGAATTGGTTCTTATGTAAACAGTACAAGCGATCAATGGAGAGGTAATATAGCCGAGATAATCATGTATCCGGGTGCAATAACAGGGAATGCCGCAGTAAGTGTAGAATCGTACCTAGCGATAAAATACGGAATTCATAAACCGGGCAATTATCTTAACAGTGCAGGAACTGTAGTTTGGGACGCAACTGCAAATGTACTATTTGATAATGATGTTTTTGGAATAGGGCAGGACGATACTTCCGGTTTATTGCAGACACAATCGAACAGTGTAAATACTGGTAGTGGAGATGGAACAGGGCAAAGCGGAAAAGGAAATATTACCATTAGTAATCCCTCGTCATTAAACAACAATGGTTTTTTGATGATTGGAAGGGATGTTAATTTACTTGCAGAAATAGATGAATTGATAGGTGGAAACCTTGTAAAAAGGGTGCAAAGAACATGGAAAGTACAAAGCGCAGGAAACCCCGGAACTGTAACATTAAGTTATGATATAAGCGGACTTTCTTATACAGCAACAGGTGCAAACGGTTATACTCTTTTAGTAGATACCAGTGGTACAGGTAATTTTGATGGAGCTGCTGTAGTGCGTTATACTGCAACATCACTTTTAGGCAATAAAGTTAGTTTTGATAATGTTGATTTGCCAACAGGTTCAGTTTTTACTTTTCAAACTTCGGAGCCTCCTTTGCTTGCCGGATCGTCTCCAACAATATCAAGTTTTACTCCTCAAACGGGTCCGGTTGGCACAACAGTAATAATTACCGGAGCTAATTTTGGAGCCACAATCGCTGAAAATATTGTGTTTTTTGGAGGTGTTCAAGCTACTGTTACAGCAGCAAGCACTACCAGTTTGACTGTAACAGTTCCTGTTTCTGCCTCTTATCAACCTATAACCGTATTAAATGGTACTACTCTGTTAATTGGGAACTCATCTGTACCATTTTTAACAACTTTCTCTCCAAATAAAGGAAATATAACGATAGATGACTTGTCTCCAATTGTCAATATTGCTTCGACTCCCGGAGCCACTTACAGGGTAGCTATTGGAGATTTAGATGGAGACGGAAAAGCAGATTTAGCCGTGACTTCAGATTCAGTGGTTACTATATACAGAAATATATCAGTAAGCGGCACCATTACTTCATCTTCTTTTGCCGCAGGCGTTAGTTATACAGCTGGAGGCAGTGCACGTGGTGTTGTGTTTGGTGATTTAGATGCAGATGGTAAACTAGATATGGTCGTAAGTAATTTTAATGGAAATACAATTTCTTATTATAGAAATACATCGACACTTGGAAATATCAGTTTTAGTGCTCGAACTAACTTATCTTCAGGGGCAAACCCTATTGGCTTAGTCGTAACAGATATAGATGGAGATGGTAAAGTTGATATAGCTGTAACAGCCTATGGGGGTACTACTGTAAGTGTCTATCGTAATTTGACTTCGACAGTAGGAAACATTAGTTTTAGCGGCTTAACAAGTTTTAGTGTTGGAGCAGCCCCTTATGCAATGGTATGTGGTGATTTGGACGGTGATGGAAAAGCGGATTTGGCAGTGGCTAATAATTCCGGAAATTCGATATCTATTTTACGTAATACTTCTGCCATCGGTTCTATAAGTTTTGCTAATCAAGTCGTTTTTCCAGCAAACCTTGGCCCATATAGTATTGCAATTGGCGACGTAACCAAAGACGGAAAAAACGACCTTGCTGTAGGTTATAATGGAACTGGAAGTAATTCTATATCTGTTTTTAGAAATACATCGTCAGGAGTAGGAAATATTAGTTTTGATACTAAAGTTGATTTTGTTATAGGTACAAATCCAAGGTCGGAGGCTATAGGTGACTTGGATGGTGATGGAAATCCGGACTTAGTTGTATCTACAGGCGGCTCAGTTTTATCCGTTTTTCATAATACAGCAGTAACAAGCGGTCCAATTAGTTTTGGCCCTAGAGTAGATTTTGCGGCGAATATTAATACTGGATCGGTTGCAATTGGAGATTTAGACGGTGATGGAAAATATGATGTGGTTACTGCAAATAGTAACGCTAGCAATATTGGTATTTTTCGCAATAATCCATTATTTGCACCAACTATTCAGGCTACAAATGTTACTTTTACCGCAACTACTGCAACTGCAACTACTGCAACCTGGACTAACGGAAATGGCTCTTCAAGAGCTGTATTTATGTATGCGGGAACAAGTGGCAGTCCTGTTCCGGTAGATTTCACGCCTTATACTGCAAATGCCATTTTTAGTACAGGAGCACAAATTGGCACTACAGGTTGGTTTTGTGTTTATTACGGAACTGGTACAACGGTAAATATAACAGGATTAACTCCTGCAACAGATTATAGAGTTATGGTAGTGGAGCGAAATGGTTCTGCCACTGATGAATTGTATTTATCTACTGTAAGTACAGGAAATCCTGTAAACATAACCACTCTCAATAATGTAGCGACATTAAGTAATTTGAGCATTAGTGAAGGAACATTAACTCCCG is a window encoding:
- a CDS encoding PepSY domain-containing protein gives rise to the protein MTLSFWRYTHLALALFSSLFLLLASVTGIILAIDAVQEKTNPYKVENFNSITLGETLPVLKKSYSEITELSVDYNQFVTLQAIDQDGNDINAYINPKTGKALGKPIKKSEFIQWVTSLHRSLFLHETGRFFVGVISFLLILISISGFVLVLKRQKGIRNFFSKVIKEYFAQYYHVVLGRLALIPILIIALTGTYLSLERFNFFMGEKKEKAKTVAPAKKGESENIFNTTLLADVKKIEFPFTDDPEEYYIIELRDREIEVNQVTGAVITEKRSPKTVQFADFSLDLHTGRINGIWAVILAIACINILFFIYSGFAITLKRRSSRIKNKFSANESKYILLAGSENGSTLRFANAIQKQLIDRGEKAHIAQLNQYNVFPKAEHIIVFSSTHGLGDAPSNGNKFLSLLKKHTQQQKINFSVIGFGSKAYPDFCGFAVEIDQLLATQTWAERFLELQTVNDKSAEEFVEWIKLWSVKTEISLAITPSLYNHAPKGLSKLMVLDKTLVSEFEQTFLVTLRANMRTRFTSGDLLAIYPANDTRERLYSIGKHTGNIQLVVKLHPHGLGSEFLNNLEPGNTIKARIINNGAFHFPKKASKVALISNGTGIAPFLGMIEQNKKKIETHLYSGFRMETEMVLGYKKFTSEMIEKKQLNDFHLALSRESNQFYVMDLIKRDADFFTDLLQQNGVIMICGSLAMQKDVESILDNLCQAKKMKSISEYKENGQLLTDCY
- a CDS encoding DUF2271 domain-containing protein, with amino-acid sequence MKIFKIALTASLICLISFQASAQSKYKCMLQMANYMGEGAYIVVSLINPSGEYEKTLYVMGDDKKWYKSLKEWNKFQTAKPSDISAKTGASVTGGDRSITTIEIDDSKINKGYKLRFESAVEDQKYHVNDVEIPLTTQGLADKTEGKGYIRYVRLNKI
- a CDS encoding FAD:protein FMN transferase is translated as MNKSILFKLLFLSILMSGLSGNAQVLRKRTTLLMGGRFDITIVANDSLEAEKNIDIVIAEITRIENLISDWKSDSQVSEVNQNAGIRPVKVDREVFELTQRAIQFSEATKGGFDVSFAAMDRIWKFDGSMTEMPSAEAIKKSVEKVGYKNIILDSAQSTIFLKLKGMKIGFGALGEGYATDKCRAMMIAKGIKAGIINGSGDMSTWGKQPNGNPWKIGITNPFDPEKLLATIPLEQHAITTSGSYEKFVVFNGVRYSHIINPATGYPATGLCSVTVLGPDAETANGLSTSLMVLGQKEGLILLQKHPEYSCLMITDKGKVVKSKNFKIKKFKAKF
- a CDS encoding ankyrin repeat domain-containing protein; this encodes MKKNIFLSFAFAATLFVSAQQKNTLLEASFWKTAPDVTAVQAEIAKGNNPSEANANAFDVTTLAINNDAPLATIKFLLDQPGNPVNKMTHDNRIYLHWAAYRGNIDLAQYLITKGSDVNLEDSHATTPLAFAASNGQINPALYEVFFKAGINPKKKYADGATLLLMAIPADKDLVLTDFLVTKGLSLKDVDTNGSTAFDYAARTGNIVLLKKLLDKKVKYTDNALLIASQGNRRETTSLEAYKFLVEEVKIKATATNKSGENVLHFLATKPNQKEIIAYFLAKGVDVNKANNEGNTPFMLAAGARENGALEQLLATAKNINLKNTKGESALTIAVKSGTPEAVSALLAKGADVKVTDKDGNNLGVYLVQSFRPGAKQESFDAKVKLLQEKGLDLAAAQKDGSTLYHFAVAKNELSLIKKLADLKIDVNAKNKDGMTALHKAAMIAKDDAILKYLLSIGAKKDITTEFDESAYALAKENESLTKQNISIEFLK